One Mailhella massiliensis DNA segment encodes these proteins:
- the hxsB gene encoding His-Xaa-Ser system radical SAM maturase HxsB translates to MSRYTLLPFQFCRTDRNDMLLVNECGDFLFLPDHVFECFIHHELQEEDEFFRRLKSHLFCAEEDLDTALQKIAARYRTRKSFLRDFTTLHMLVTTLRCNQRCSYCQVSCAEKEASRYDMDRETAFRAVDMMFQAPTKHPKLEFQGGEPLLHWDVVESTVAYAEQMAGRMGKEVSFVLCTNLTAATREQLEFCRDHDIVVSTSLDGDAFLHDACRKDRHGRGTYHVFMEKLTLARDILGKDRVGALMTTTSFSLHHLKDVVDEYVRLGMDGIFLRSLNPYGFAAEDAATLGYPMESFVENYLEALRYIMELNKTVFFPEHFATLLFSRILSPFATGFVDLQSPSGAGISGVIYDFDGSVFPSDEARMLARMGDRHFCLGNVKIDKYKDIFGSRLKKLTAGACLETTFPCAFCVYQAYCGTDPVRNYLETGSEQRNMTHAPFCIKHKGILAGLFDILRHAGDTARDIIWSWITGNADLVSRPC, encoded by the coding sequence ATGTCCCGATATACGCTTCTTCCCTTTCAGTTTTGCAGAACGGACCGGAATGACATGCTTCTGGTGAACGAGTGCGGCGATTTTCTTTTTCTTCCGGATCATGTCTTTGAGTGCTTCATTCACCATGAGCTTCAGGAAGAAGATGAGTTTTTCCGCAGGTTGAAATCTCATCTTTTCTGTGCGGAAGAGGACCTTGATACCGCTTTGCAGAAGATTGCAGCCCGGTACCGTACCCGGAAATCCTTTCTTCGCGACTTCACTACGTTGCACATGCTGGTAACGACGCTGCGCTGTAATCAGCGCTGTTCCTACTGTCAGGTATCCTGCGCCGAAAAGGAGGCTTCTCGTTATGACATGGACAGAGAAACGGCCTTCAGAGCGGTGGATATGATGTTTCAAGCGCCGACGAAGCATCCCAAGCTGGAATTTCAGGGGGGCGAGCCGCTTCTCCACTGGGATGTTGTCGAATCTACGGTGGCTTATGCGGAACAGATGGCCGGGCGGATGGGGAAAGAGGTTTCCTTTGTCCTGTGTACCAACCTTACGGCCGCCACTCGGGAACAGCTTGAGTTTTGTCGGGATCACGACATTGTCGTTTCCACCTCACTGGACGGAGACGCTTTCCTCCACGATGCATGCCGCAAAGACAGGCACGGGCGGGGGACCTACCATGTATTTATGGAAAAGCTGACGCTTGCCCGGGATATTCTGGGAAAGGACAGAGTGGGCGCGTTGATGACGACCACCTCCTTTTCCTTGCATCATTTGAAAGACGTTGTGGATGAATACGTTCGGCTGGGCATGGACGGAATTTTCCTTCGTTCTCTCAATCCCTACGGTTTTGCCGCCGAGGATGCGGCGACGCTTGGTTATCCCATGGAAAGTTTTGTGGAAAACTATCTGGAAGCGCTGCGCTATATCATGGAGCTCAATAAAACGGTATTTTTCCCGGAGCATTTTGCCACACTCCTTTTCTCGCGAATTCTGTCGCCTTTTGCCACGGGATTCGTCGATCTTCAGTCGCCTTCCGGGGCCGGTATAAGCGGGGTCATCTATGATTTCGACGGATCGGTCTTTCCTTCGGACGAGGCGCGCATGCTTGCACGTATGGGAGACCGGCATTTTTGTCTGGGAAATGTGAAGATCGACAAGTACAAGGATATCTTCGGTTCCCGCCTGAAGAAACTGACTGCGGGGGCATGCCTGGAAACGACGTTTCCCTGCGCGTTCTGTGTGTATCAGGCCTATTGCGGTACGGATCCGGTACGCAACTATCTGGAAACGGGAAGCGAGCAGAGGAATATGACGCACGCTCCTTTCTGTATCAAGCATAAAGGGATACTGGCGGGACTTTTTGACATTCTCCGGCATGCCGGCGATACCGCGAGGGATATCATCTGGAGCTGGATAACCGGAAATGCAGATCTGGTGAGCAGACCATGTTGA
- a CDS encoding TolC family protein — translation MFWRFVCCAAFVSILFLPPSVKAGESYSMEGAVMRALEHNPDVENARFTVQAAESARKAARSSFGPELGVSYSYSRYNKDRPSRYEPNVTTMTATASQPLFTGFNLLNSYQKAALEEEKQALQLEAQRLAVTADVQEAFVTYLKAIESIRSTERSLERAKMQLSMAKTAWNIGLRPRLDVLQAETDLAQTEALLIQYENERDVWLTRLNTLLDLPPDAPTDYRGDLNVAPFRRTLEACLQQAMDHRPDLLMARKSVEIALKDVGITESQFWPQVSAVLGWSTTGSHLDAAGSRYTQKDYSYGEIGLSIDWTLFSSGRRMYLTQQAKRQVSALEAAVRSSVNNCAYAVRSSLLSTQDAYRAVKVSQRAVASARESYADARMRYELQSGSYLDLLTAQSALSDAELAEISTRADCLIALARLYETMGELHPDLAEAPEKTGEKKAS, via the coding sequence ATGTTCTGGCGTTTCGTATGCTGTGCGGCTTTCGTCTCTATACTGTTTTTGCCTCCGTCCGTCAAAGCCGGGGAAAGCTACTCCATGGAAGGGGCGGTGATGCGCGCCCTGGAGCACAACCCCGATGTGGAGAACGCCCGTTTTACCGTGCAGGCCGCGGAATCCGCGCGCAAGGCGGCGCGCAGTTCCTTCGGGCCGGAACTCGGCGTGTCCTACAGTTATTCCCGGTATAACAAGGACAGACCCTCCCGCTACGAGCCCAACGTGACCACCATGACGGCGACGGCCTCGCAGCCGCTTTTCACGGGCTTCAATCTGCTGAACAGCTATCAGAAGGCGGCGCTGGAGGAGGAGAAGCAGGCCCTGCAGCTCGAGGCGCAGCGCCTTGCCGTCACGGCCGACGTGCAGGAGGCCTTCGTCACCTATCTGAAGGCCATCGAGAGCATACGCAGCACCGAGCGTTCTCTCGAAAGGGCGAAAATGCAGCTCAGCATGGCGAAGACCGCGTGGAATATCGGCCTGCGCCCGAGGCTGGACGTGCTTCAGGCCGAAACCGACCTTGCCCAGACCGAGGCGCTGCTCATCCAGTATGAAAACGAGCGCGACGTGTGGCTCACGCGGCTGAATACGCTGCTCGACCTTCCGCCGGACGCTCCCACCGACTACAGGGGCGATCTCAACGTCGCCCCCTTCCGCCGCACGCTGGAGGCGTGCCTTCAGCAGGCCATGGATCACCGGCCCGACCTGCTCATGGCCAGAAAGTCGGTGGAAATCGCCCTGAAGGACGTGGGCATCACCGAAAGTCAGTTCTGGCCGCAGGTGTCGGCCGTGCTCGGCTGGTCCACCACGGGCAGCCACCTGGACGCGGCGGGCAGCCGCTATACGCAGAAGGACTATTCCTACGGGGAAATCGGCCTTTCCATCGACTGGACGCTCTTTTCCAGCGGCAGACGCATGTACCTCACCCAGCAGGCGAAACGGCAGGTTTCCGCGCTGGAGGCGGCGGTACGCTCCTCGGTGAACAACTGCGCCTATGCCGTGCGTTCCAGCCTGCTCTCCACGCAGGATGCCTACCGCGCCGTGAAGGTTTCGCAGCGCGCCGTGGCGAGCGCCCGGGAATCCTATGCCGATGCGAGAATGCGTTACGAGCTGCAGTCCGGCTCCTACCTCGACCTGCTTACCGCCCAGTCCGCGCTTTCCGATGCGGAACTTGCGGAAATCTCCACCCGCGCCGACTGCCTCATCGCCCTGGCAAGACTTTATGAAACCATGGGCGAACTGCACCCCGACCTCGCGGAAGCGCCGGAAAAGACAGGAGAAAAGAAGGCGTCGTAA
- the gcvH gene encoding glycine cleavage system protein GcvH yields the protein MAKTVAELNLPASLKYTDEHIWARVEGDEIVVGVSDYAQDQLGEVVYVDLPSEGDSFGAGDEFGEVESIKSVNKLFMPVAGEVTAVNGELADTPTLLNASCYEKGWLIKVKPEDMAAVDALMSADAYKATL from the coding sequence ATGGCCAAGACCGTTGCGGAACTCAACCTCCCCGCCAGCCTCAAGTACACCGACGAACATATCTGGGCCCGCGTGGAAGGCGATGAAATCGTCGTGGGCGTGAGCGACTACGCTCAGGATCAGCTCGGCGAAGTGGTTTATGTCGATCTGCCTTCCGAAGGCGACAGCTTCGGCGCGGGCGACGAATTCGGCGAAGTGGAATCCATCAAGTCCGTGAACAAGCTCTTCATGCCCGTGGCCGGTGAAGTCACCGCCGTGAACGGCGAACTTGCCGACACCCCCACCCTGCTCAACGCCTCCTGCTATGAGAAGGGCTGGCTCATCAAGGTGAAGCCCGAAGACATGGCCGCCGTGGACGCCCTCATGTCCGCCGACGCCTACAAGGCCACCCTGTAA
- a CDS encoding MATE family efflux transporter, which translates to MTQNTKANEMGTKGVGRLLLEYSIPAILGMIIVALNQIISAIYIGHGVGHLALAAMAVTFPLINLLMAFCQLVAVGCAALCSIELGRKNMVKARSMLGHSVMLEILFGLIFGIIFWIFLDPLLVFFGASGDTLRYAHEFMLPLVVLSPIGFLMLGFNFLARATGYPKTAMMTAMLSALGIVVFSPIFIYWWGWGMYGAAWAQIAGQTMSVIWLVTHFARKSSLIHFQKDIWKLRMKSIRKILAIGMAPFLINFCACIVVVVINRALQEYGGDMAIGAFGILNRLLMLFALSVIGLGQGMQPIIGFNFGAKRPDRVRLALKYGMISATVITLAGMLGSWFIPELLVRIFTDHPQLVEVSARALRITGGVFIFVGPQIIIGTYFQSIGQAKIASIVSLCRQMICLVPALLILPLFFGLDGVWLSIPIADFTGCLVASLFLFFALRAEDNDCMPGDPACKPPSSFFIPRKY; encoded by the coding sequence ATGACTCAGAACACCAAGGCCAATGAAATGGGAACGAAGGGCGTGGGCCGCCTTCTTCTCGAATATTCCATTCCCGCCATTCTCGGCATGATCATCGTGGCCCTCAACCAGATCATTTCCGCCATCTACATAGGCCACGGCGTGGGGCATCTGGCCCTTGCGGCCATGGCCGTCACCTTCCCGCTCATCAACCTGCTCATGGCCTTCTGCCAGCTTGTGGCCGTGGGCTGCGCGGCGCTGTGCTCCATAGAACTCGGCCGCAAGAACATGGTCAAGGCCCGCAGCATGCTGGGCCATTCCGTCATGCTGGAAATCCTCTTCGGGCTGATTTTCGGCATCATTTTCTGGATTTTCCTCGACCCTCTGCTCGTCTTCTTCGGGGCAAGCGGCGATACGCTGCGCTATGCCCACGAGTTCATGCTGCCCCTGGTGGTGCTTTCGCCCATCGGTTTTCTCATGCTGGGCTTCAACTTCCTGGCGCGCGCCACGGGATACCCCAAGACGGCCATGATGACGGCGATGCTCTCCGCCCTGGGCATCGTGGTGTTTTCCCCCATCTTCATTTACTGGTGGGGCTGGGGCATGTACGGCGCGGCCTGGGCGCAGATAGCCGGGCAGACCATGTCCGTCATCTGGCTGGTGACGCATTTTGCCCGCAAAAGCTCGCTCATCCACTTCCAGAAGGATATCTGGAAGCTCAGGATGAAGAGCATACGCAAGATTCTGGCCATAGGCATGGCGCCCTTCCTCATCAACTTCTGCGCCTGCATCGTGGTGGTGGTCATCAACCGCGCCCTTCAGGAATACGGCGGAGACATGGCCATCGGCGCCTTCGGCATCCTGAACCGCCTGCTCATGCTCTTTGCGCTGAGCGTCATCGGGCTGGGGCAGGGGATGCAGCCCATCATCGGCTTCAACTTCGGCGCCAAAAGGCCCGACCGCGTGCGCCTCGCCCTGAAGTACGGCATGATCAGCGCCACGGTCATCACCCTTGCGGGTATGCTCGGCTCCTGGTTCATTCCCGAACTTCTGGTGCGCATCTTCACCGATCACCCCCAGCTTGTGGAAGTGTCGGCAAGGGCCCTGCGCATCACCGGCGGCGTGTTCATCTTCGTGGGCCCGCAGATCATCATCGGTACCTATTTCCAGTCCATAGGGCAGGCCAAGATAGCGAGCATCGTCTCCCTGTGCCGTCAGATGATATGCCTTGTGCCCGCGCTGCTCATCCTGCCCCTGTTCTTCGGGCTGGACGGCGTGTGGCTGAGCATTCCCATTGCGGACTTCACGGGCTGCCTGGTGGCTTCCCTCTTCCTCTTCTTCGCCCTGCGTGCGGAGGATAACGACTGTATGCCCGGCGACCCTGCGTGCAAGCCGCCGTCGAGCTTCTTCATTCCCAGGAAATACTGA
- the tolA gene encoding cell envelope integrity protein TolA, translating to MSISXQKKSEAKQQPKAEPRKETPRRDSGKDALADALADVRKQARSNSTGKGGGTAASRALADLEKQVGRTGVGGGGGEGDGPGGGGIYDVYAAQVILAVQPNWSMPTYSRNNMVVQVRIKLDKQGRVLDCHIERSSGRPEFDASAINAVIRTKTLPPPPTPAQQDLVISFNSQQMMGR from the coding sequence TTGAGTATCTCCNAACAGAAGAAATCCGAAGCCAAACAGCAGCCCAAGGCCGAGCCCAGGAAGGAAACGCCCAGGCGCGACAGCGGCAAGGACGCCCTGGCCGACGCTCTGGCCGATGTGCGCAAGCAGGCCCGTTCCAACAGCACGGGCAAGGGCGGCGGCACCGCGGCTTCCCGCGCGCTGGCCGATCTGGAAAAGCAGGTGGGCCGCACGGGCGTGGGCGGAGGCGGCGGCGAAGGCGACGGCCCGGGCGGCGGCGGCATCTACGACGTGTACGCCGCGCAGGTCATTCTTGCCGTACAGCCCAACTGGAGTATGCCCACCTACTCACGCAACAACATGGTGGTGCAGGTGCGCATCAAGCTCGACAAGCAGGGCCGCGTGCTCGACTGCCATATCGAACGCTCCTCCGGCAGGCCGGAATTCGACGCTTCGGCCATAAACGCCGTCATCCGCACCAAAACCCTGCCCCCGCCGCCTACTCCGGCACAGCAGGATCTGGTCATAAGCTTCAACTCCCAGCAGATGATGGGACGCTGA
- a CDS encoding TonB family protein has protein sequence MNMSSPVSSRSASAAPARLPLFRTAGLAAALVLPLFSASPASATVATADTIGGYSTQVLAQILQVWREPMGARGTAVLELTIDPSGSLAGCAVSKSSVTPAADAALCAAAQNAAPYPYAPFGAQAVVSLAVSYGGGNAAGSAEAPQNYAEMLRQSISPRIIIPQGLSGTWTTVVRIDVWADGSIKDCRITRSSGNAQADAAVMAAVQSPGAITPPPTHAEQSVSLSFTLSVR, from the coding sequence ATGAACATGTCATCGCCCGTCTCTTCCCGCAGCGCATCCGCCGCCCCGGCGCGTCTTCCCCTTTTCCGTACCGCGGGGCTTGCGGCCGCGCTCGTTCTTCCGCTGTTCTCTGCCTCTCCCGCCTCCGCCACCGTCGCCACGGCAGACACCATAGGCGGCTATTCCACCCAGGTGCTTGCCCAGATTCTTCAGGTATGGCGGGAACCCATGGGAGCGCGCGGTACGGCCGTGCTTGAGCTGACCATCGATCCTTCCGGCTCTCTGGCCGGATGCGCGGTGAGCAAAAGCTCCGTCACCCCTGCGGCCGATGCGGCCCTCTGCGCCGCCGCCCAGAACGCCGCCCCCTACCCCTATGCGCCCTTCGGCGCGCAGGCCGTGGTGTCGCTGGCCGTATCCTACGGCGGCGGAAACGCCGCAGGCAGCGCGGAAGCTCCGCAGAACTATGCCGAAATGCTGCGCCAGTCCATTTCTCCGCGCATCATCATCCCTCAGGGGCTTTCCGGCACATGGACAACCGTGGTACGCATAGACGTATGGGCCGACGGCTCCATCAAGGACTGCCGCATCACCCGTTCTTCCGGCAATGCTCAGGCCGATGCTGCCGTGATGGCGGCGGTGCAGAGCCCCGGAGCCATTACGCCGCCCCCCACCCATGCGGAACAGAGCGTTTCCCTCTCCTTCACTCTCAGCGTGCGCTGA
- the tolQ gene encoding protein TolQ produces the protein MDYNIFSVFASASLIAQIIMIILIALSILSWTVIISKMVTLSAAERKATAGISRFTDAPDLRQAVQSLGGDPSSPLYGVAQHGVREFNNGKEAGADEGVVVETVRRALNQGVGLEIDRLHKNLSILATAANTAPFIGLFGTVWGIMTSFHAIGQMKSASLATVAPGISEALIATAIGLAVAVPATIAYNMFLGKLDSIETRLINFAGIFLNRVQREVNVHRSRGNDR, from the coding sequence ATGGATTACAACATTTTTTCCGTCTTCGCCAGCGCAAGCCTCATCGCCCAGATCATCATGATCATCCTCATTGCGCTCTCCATCCTGAGCTGGACCGTCATCATCAGCAAGATGGTCACCCTTTCCGCCGCCGAACGCAAGGCTACGGCGGGCATTTCCCGCTTCACCGACGCTCCCGACCTGCGCCAGGCCGTGCAGAGCCTCGGCGGCGATCCTTCCTCGCCCCTCTACGGCGTGGCTCAGCACGGCGTGCGCGAGTTCAACAACGGCAAGGAAGCCGGCGCCGACGAAGGCGTGGTGGTGGAAACCGTGCGCCGCGCCCTGAACCAGGGCGTGGGGCTGGAAATCGACCGCCTGCACAAGAACCTCTCCATCCTCGCCACGGCCGCCAACACCGCTCCCTTCATCGGTCTGTTCGGCACGGTGTGGGGCATCATGACCTCGTTCCACGCCATCGGCCAGATGAAGTCCGCCTCCCTCGCCACCGTGGCTCCCGGCATTTCCGAAGCCCTCATCGCCACGGCCATCGGTCTTGCCGTGGCCGTGCCCGCCACCATCGCCTACAACATGTTCCTCGGCAAGCTCGACAGCATCGAAACCCGCCTCATCAACTTCGCGGGCATCTTCCTGAACCGCGTGCAGCGCGAAGTCAACGTGCACCGCTCCCGCGGCAACGACAGGTAG
- a CDS encoding biopolymer transporter ExbD yields the protein MARKKGFVSEINVTPFVDVMMVLLIIFMVTAPMMDSGLDVDLPQAKQVDTLPSDSEHLVLTVREDGTLFLDTYQVQLEELEERLAAIVKEKDRARKTERGAYKAGELPLPRKENYI from the coding sequence ATGGCCAGAAAAAAAGGCTTTGTCTCGGAAATCAACGTGACGCCCTTCGTGGACGTCATGATGGTGCTGCTCATCATCTTCATGGTCACGGCGCCCATGATGGATTCCGGCCTCGACGTGGACCTCCCCCAGGCCAAGCAGGTGGATACGCTGCCCTCGGATTCCGAACACCTCGTGCTCACTGTGCGTGAGGACGGCACGCTCTTTCTGGACACCTATCAGGTGCAGCTCGAAGAGCTGGAAGAACGCCTTGCCGCCATCGTGAAGGAAAAAGACCGCGCCCGGAAAACGGAGCGGGGCGCATACAAAGCGGGGGAGCTCCCGCTCCCCCGGAAAGAAAACTACATCTGA
- a CDS encoding helix-turn-helix domain-containing protein, with translation MKKKSDAFGPVLRRIRLEKRLTQEELSERLGVAAPYVSMLESGHKYPNLEMFFRIAESLSVSPSSIMEEMESRIRRNL, from the coding sequence ATGAAGAAAAAGTCGGATGCCTTCGGGCCGGTGCTTCGCCGGATACGTCTGGAAAAACGCCTCACACAGGAAGAGCTGAGCGAAAGGCTCGGCGTTGCCGCGCCCTATGTCAGCATGCTTGAAAGCGGGCACAAATATCCCAATCTGGAAATGTTCTTCCGTATTGCTGAATCTCTCAGCGTGAGCCCATCCTCCATCATGGAGGAAATGGAAAGCCGAATCCGGCGCAACCTGTAA
- the hxsC gene encoding His-Xaa-Ser system radical SAM maturase HxsC: MLRLQGTASDTFCPLVGEVTFAGRPFHARSRAVLVCDKLTRSALGYKGCITSGLRGAWFHPHHIHGVENTGLLHEGDIVSMDGAGNIEVLWEEGSSQNCLFLTENCNCRCVMCPQPPAQSDPARFLRQAEEVLHLIRGRKISDCCITGGEPSLVGDAFFDILRRCAVEHPEALVSVLTNGRAFADREFARKLNGIPLRNVLFCVSLHSEVDTLHDGITGVRGSCSQTQQGIYRLASLGFAVEIRTVISRYNYRYLKDFAEHIGNYFPFCAHCAFMGLELHGWAEKNKNKVDVSPVEYGSYLKDAVLTLVRRGIPVSLYNIPLCMCENAVRKYARKSISSWKNRYLPQCDDCVMKSRCCGFFSTSSYLPEL, from the coding sequence ATGTTGAGACTTCAGGGAACGGCTTCAGATACGTTTTGTCCTCTTGTCGGAGAAGTGACCTTTGCGGGAAGGCCCTTTCATGCAAGAAGTCGGGCTGTTCTTGTCTGCGACAAACTGACCCGTTCGGCTTTGGGGTATAAAGGATGCATTACTTCCGGGCTGCGGGGAGCATGGTTTCATCCGCATCATATCCATGGGGTGGAGAATACCGGCCTGCTGCATGAGGGCGATATCGTCTCTATGGACGGGGCGGGTAATATTGAGGTGTTGTGGGAGGAAGGCTCTTCCCAGAACTGTCTTTTTCTTACGGAAAACTGCAACTGCCGTTGCGTTATGTGTCCTCAGCCGCCGGCGCAGAGTGACCCGGCGCGTTTTCTGCGGCAGGCTGAAGAAGTGTTGCATCTCATACGCGGCAGAAAGATTTCGGACTGCTGCATCACGGGGGGAGAACCTTCCCTTGTGGGGGATGCTTTTTTCGACATTCTTCGGCGATGTGCAGTGGAGCACCCCGAAGCGCTGGTCAGTGTTCTGACCAACGGGCGGGCTTTTGCTGACAGAGAGTTTGCCCGCAAACTGAATGGTATTCCTTTGCGGAATGTTCTTTTCTGCGTATCACTTCATTCTGAAGTTGATACGCTGCATGACGGGATAACCGGAGTCCGGGGAAGCTGCTCACAAACTCAGCAGGGGATATACAGGCTGGCATCTCTGGGCTTTGCCGTAGAAATACGCACTGTGATATCACGATATAACTACAGGTATCTTAAGGATTTTGCGGAGCATATAGGCAATTATTTTCCATTTTGTGCTCATTGTGCCTTTATGGGGCTGGAACTTCATGGATGGGCGGAAAAGAATAAGAACAAGGTGGATGTTTCTCCCGTAGAATACGGAAGTTATCTGAAAGATGCTGTACTGACGCTTGTAAGGCGGGGAATACCCGTATCTCTATACAATATACCTCTTTGCATGTGTGAAAATGCGGTACGCAAGTATGCAAGAAAATCCATTTCCAGTTGGAAGAACAGATACCTGCCACAGTGTGACGACTGTGTTATGAAGAGCCGGTGTTGCGGATTCTTCAGTACTTCATCGTATCTGCCGGAATTATGA
- the lpdA gene encoding dihydrolipoyl dehydrogenase, with protein MALRITVIGAGPGGYTAAFDAAKRGADVTLVESTWLGGTCLNCGCIPTKTLKSSAEALETIRRAGEFGISCEGAPSVDMPSVIARKRKVSETLRGGLEKTCRKLKVNVVMGRGRVVSANLVQATLADGTVQDIEGDRVIIATGSNVLNLPSLPVDGKYILSSNEALELEHVPARLIIVGGGVVGTELAFIFRAFGSEVTIVEGQNRLLPVPSVDEEMSRLLLREAKKKGIKVELARTVNATKVEDGRVFADLGPSPFLAPELVPASAKKPVTLEADCIFMTIGRVPVTDGLGLAEAGVATDKRGYITVNDQLETSVPGIYAIGDILGPARIMLAHMASAEAHVAVANIFGASEKPNYDVVPSGIFSSPEIGDVGLTEAQAKAKGFDVVTSEFQFRELGKAQAMGELPGVFKLVADKESGRLLGAHFAGAHATDLIAECALALEMGAKVSDISRTIHAHPTLAEGVMEAAAGIAE; from the coding sequence ATGGCTCTTCGCATCACCGTCATCGGTGCAGGCCCCGGCGGCTATACGGCCGCCTTCGACGCCGCAAAACGCGGCGCGGACGTCACCCTCGTGGAATCCACCTGGCTCGGCGGCACCTGTCTCAACTGCGGCTGCATTCCCACCAAAACCCTGAAATCCTCGGCAGAAGCGCTGGAAACCATCCGCCGCGCCGGAGAATTCGGCATTTCCTGCGAAGGCGCCCCTTCCGTGGACATGCCCTCCGTCATCGCCAGAAAGCGCAAGGTTTCCGAAACCCTGCGCGGGGGCCTCGAAAAGACCTGCCGGAAGCTGAAGGTCAACGTGGTCATGGGCCGCGGCCGCGTGGTGAGCGCAAACCTCGTGCAGGCCACCCTTGCCGACGGCACGGTTCAGGACATCGAAGGCGACAGGGTCATCATCGCCACCGGCTCCAACGTGCTGAATCTCCCCTCCCTGCCCGTGGACGGCAAGTATATTCTTTCCAGCAATGAAGCTCTGGAACTCGAGCATGTGCCCGCGCGCCTCATCATCGTGGGCGGCGGCGTGGTCGGCACGGAACTGGCCTTCATCTTCCGCGCCTTCGGCAGCGAAGTGACCATCGTGGAAGGGCAGAACCGCCTTCTGCCCGTGCCCTCCGTGGACGAGGAAATGAGCAGGCTCCTCCTGCGCGAAGCCAAGAAGAAGGGCATCAAGGTGGAACTCGCCCGTACCGTGAACGCCACGAAGGTGGAAGACGGCAGGGTCTTTGCCGACCTCGGCCCCTCTCCCTTCCTCGCTCCCGAGCTTGTGCCCGCCTCCGCCAAAAAGCCCGTCACCCTTGAGGCCGACTGCATCTTCATGACCATCGGCCGCGTGCCCGTGACCGACGGCCTCGGCCTTGCCGAAGCGGGAGTCGCCACCGACAAGCGCGGCTACATCACCGTGAACGACCAGCTCGAAACCTCCGTGCCCGGCATCTACGCCATCGGCGACATTCTCGGCCCCGCGCGCATCATGCTGGCGCACATGGCCTCTGCCGAAGCGCATGTGGCCGTGGCCAACATCTTCGGCGCGAGCGAAAAGCCCAATTACGACGTGGTTCCCTCCGGCATCTTCAGCTCGCCGGAAATCGGCGACGTGGGCCTTACCGAAGCGCAGGCCAAGGCCAAGGGCTTCGACGTCGTCACCTCGGAATTCCAGTTCCGGGAACTGGGCAAGGCGCAGGCCATGGGCGAACTGCCCGGCGTGTTCAAGCTGGTGGCGGACAAGGAAAGCGGCAGGCTCCTCGGCGCGCACTTTGCCGGCGCCCATGCCACGGACCTCATTGCCGAATGCGCCCTCGCCCTTGAGATGGGAGCGAAGGTTTCCGACATCTCCCGCACCATCCACGCCCACCCCACGCTGGCCGAAGGCGTGATGGAAGCCGCCGCAGGCATTGCGGAATAA
- a CDS encoding TetR/AcrR family transcriptional regulator, producing the protein MARKAADGVQEPVKKTRAYHSPRRKEQANVTKARIVAAAMQLMKEKGYADMTLEAIAREAGVAPQTVYAVCGSKKGVLAAILETTVEAKRYDKLRDSIPQIMTGKERVKEIGHFTALLMEDAMPVFDIIRGMSVLSPEFAEQERDQSLMLLEKCRKSVHKMAEDGMLRPGLSEERATELYWSITTPGMHRRLTKVLNWTPEEYAAWISYLIGVTLLDWDSPMPFLNEEPRAARRAPVAVKKPARRTTRKKAGEEASAEAEAAAAGETEEQD; encoded by the coding sequence ATGGCCAGAAAAGCCGCAGACGGTGTCCAGGAACCCGTGAAGAAGACGCGTGCCTACCATTCGCCCCGCAGAAAGGAGCAGGCAAATGTGACGAAAGCGCGCATCGTCGCGGCAGCCATGCAGCTCATGAAGGAAAAGGGCTATGCCGACATGACGCTGGAAGCCATAGCCCGGGAGGCGGGCGTGGCTCCGCAGACGGTGTACGCGGTGTGCGGCTCGAAAAAGGGCGTGCTGGCCGCCATACTGGAAACCACCGTGGAGGCCAAGCGCTACGACAAGCTGCGCGACTCCATCCCGCAGATCATGACGGGCAAGGAGCGCGTGAAGGAGATAGGCCATTTCACGGCCCTGCTCATGGAAGACGCCATGCCCGTGTTCGACATCATCCGGGGCATGAGCGTGCTTTCGCCGGAATTTGCCGAGCAGGAACGCGACCAGAGCCTCATGCTGCTGGAAAAATGCCGCAAGTCCGTGCACAAGATGGCGGAAGACGGCATGTTGCGTCCCGGTCTTTCCGAGGAGCGCGCCACGGAACTTTACTGGAGCATCACCACGCCGGGTATGCACCGCAGGCTGACCAAGGTGCTCAACTGGACGCCCGAGGAATATGCGGCCTGGATTTCGTATCTCATCGGCGTCACTCTGCTGGACTGGGATTCTCCCATGCCTTTCCTCAACGAGGAACCCCGCGCCGCAAGGCGCGCTCCCGTTGCCGTTAAAAAGCCTGCGCGCCGCACGACGAGGAAAAAGGCCGGAGAAGAGGCTTCTGCCGAAGCGGAAGCGGCTGCCGCCGGAGAGACCGAGGAGCAGGACTGA